One Maniola jurtina chromosome 25, ilManJurt1.1, whole genome shotgun sequence DNA segment encodes these proteins:
- the LOC123878171 gene encoding lachesin-like isoform X2: MELKRMSICLALFVLACISHCSEARHSLVRRGADEVNYDELQNDEGADDEAQNDAEGNDEEDTAVVAKIVTQSALYNVTIGRTVRLECLVSPATASVVVQWTRNNTKYFIGTQKDYEQDLASYSVGDRFSIAANSTDLLIREVRPSDSGIYTCGILQFKPVHIQHHLVVVESPRILMFTATNNGQLVEGSDLVLTCKVSGSPPPKIVWSRGEGNVNKRLQENDATYLGNTLTIKNVRRSHSGSYYCYAFNGVGTNQSEVHVVVRGKPRVHVERTVVNSAIGVEAILECAVHDDAASYIRWYKDGQRIEDSSRAYSISSDGQRSNLSVIPRHDDDFGTFTCEAENEQGSHNRSIDLVQSPVLEDLQVDGPKISLTIHSHQPVEVIELQLKELDGDAEWKTLNVPVPQSRNTHEYQVDYSLEDHLSNGGKYEVTVKVKNDKSWSAHTNPAVIEYVLPGGSAHSLESTPIFLATALMYLLVRM, encoded by the exons AAGCCAGACACTCGCTGGTTCGTCGTGGCGCCGACGAAGTCAATTACGACGAGCTGCAGAACGACGAAGGGGCTGACGACGAAGCGCAGAACGATGCAGAAG GCAATGACGAAGAAGACACAGCGGTGGTCGCCAAAATAGTGACGCAATCCGCATTGTACAACGTCACCATCGGGCGGACTGTGCGGCTGGAGTGTCTGGTGTCACCTGCCA CTGCTAGCGTGGTGGTGCAATGGACGCGGAATAACACCAAATACTTCATCGGGACTCAAAAAGATTATGAACAGGATCTGGCTTCGTACAGTGTTGGCGACAGATTTTCTAT TGCCGCAAACTCCACAGACCTGTTGATAAGAGAGGTGAGGCCATCTGATAGTGGTATCTACACCTGCGGAATTCTCCAGTTCAAGCCGGTCCACATACAGCATCACTTGGTGGTCGTGGAGTCACCTAGGATCCTCA TGTTCACGGCAACGAACAACGGGCAACTCGTCGAGGGATCTGATCTGGTCTTGACCTGCAAAGTGTCAGGGTCTCCACCTCCCAAGATCGTTTGGTCCAGAGGTGAAGGCAATGTT aacaagcgcctgcaagaaaatgaTGCAACATACCTTGGCAACACGTTAACCATCAAGAACGTTAGGCGATCTCATTCAGGAAGTTACTATTGCTATGCTTTCAACGGAGTGGGCACCAACCAGTCAGAGGTCCATGTGGTTGTTAGAG GTAAACCCCGTGTGCACGTCGAAAGGACAGTGGTCAACTCCGCGATCGGTGTGGAAGCCATCTTGGAATGCGCTGTACATGATGATGCtgc TTCTTACATCCGCTGGTACAAGGACGGTCAGCGTATCGAGGATTCATCTCGCGCGTATTCCATCAGTTCTGACGGTCAGCGTTCCAACCTGTCCGTCATCCCGCGACATGACGACGACTTCGGCACTTTCACTTGTGAG GCGGAAAACGAGCAGGGCAGTCACAACAGATCAATCGACCTGGTGCAAAGCCCAGTGCTGGAAGACCTGCAAGTAGATGGGCCCAAGATATCCCTTACGATTCACTCGCATCAGCCCGTCGAAGTTATTGAGTTGCAACTGAAGGAGCTCGATGGG GATGCGGAATGGAAGACCCTCAACGTGCCAGTACCTCAAAGCAGGAACACCCACGAGTACCAAGTGGACTACTCCCTGGAGGACCACCTCAGCAATGGCGGCAAGTACGAGGTCACCGTCAAAGTCAAGAACGACAAGAGTTGGAGCGCGCATACCAACCCTGCTGTCATTGAATACG TATTGCCGGGAGGTAGCGCTCATTCGTTGGAATCAACGCCCATCTTCCTTGCAACGGCGTTAATGTACCTTCTCGTGCGAATGTAA
- the LOC123878171 gene encoding lachesin-like isoform X1, whose translation MELKRMSICLALFVLACISHCSEARHSLVRRGADEVNYDELQNDEGADDEAQNDAEGNDEEDTAVVAKIVTQSALYNVTIGRTVRLECLVSPATASVVVQWTRNNTKYFIGTQKDYEQDLASYSVGDRFSIAANSTDLLIREVRPSDSGIYTCGILQFKPVHIQHHLVVVESPRILMFTATNNGQLVEGSDLVLTCKVSGSPPPKIVWSRGEGNVNKRLQENDATYLGNTLTIKNVRRSHSGSYYCYAFNGVGTNQSEVHVVVRGKPRVHVERTVVNSAIGVEAILECAVHDDAASYIRWYKDGQRIEDSSRAYSISSDGQRSNLSVIPRHDDDFGTFTCEAENEQGSHNRSIDLVQSPVLEDLQVDGPKISLTIHSHQPVEVIELQLKELDGDAEWKTLNVPVPQSRNTHEYQVDYSLEDHLSNGGKYEVTVKVKNDKSWSAHTNPAVIEYELRPQPIQHASVLPGGSAHSLESTPIFLATALMYLLVRM comes from the exons AAGCCAGACACTCGCTGGTTCGTCGTGGCGCCGACGAAGTCAATTACGACGAGCTGCAGAACGACGAAGGGGCTGACGACGAAGCGCAGAACGATGCAGAAG GCAATGACGAAGAAGACACAGCGGTGGTCGCCAAAATAGTGACGCAATCCGCATTGTACAACGTCACCATCGGGCGGACTGTGCGGCTGGAGTGTCTGGTGTCACCTGCCA CTGCTAGCGTGGTGGTGCAATGGACGCGGAATAACACCAAATACTTCATCGGGACTCAAAAAGATTATGAACAGGATCTGGCTTCGTACAGTGTTGGCGACAGATTTTCTAT TGCCGCAAACTCCACAGACCTGTTGATAAGAGAGGTGAGGCCATCTGATAGTGGTATCTACACCTGCGGAATTCTCCAGTTCAAGCCGGTCCACATACAGCATCACTTGGTGGTCGTGGAGTCACCTAGGATCCTCA TGTTCACGGCAACGAACAACGGGCAACTCGTCGAGGGATCTGATCTGGTCTTGACCTGCAAAGTGTCAGGGTCTCCACCTCCCAAGATCGTTTGGTCCAGAGGTGAAGGCAATGTT aacaagcgcctgcaagaaaatgaTGCAACATACCTTGGCAACACGTTAACCATCAAGAACGTTAGGCGATCTCATTCAGGAAGTTACTATTGCTATGCTTTCAACGGAGTGGGCACCAACCAGTCAGAGGTCCATGTGGTTGTTAGAG GTAAACCCCGTGTGCACGTCGAAAGGACAGTGGTCAACTCCGCGATCGGTGTGGAAGCCATCTTGGAATGCGCTGTACATGATGATGCtgc TTCTTACATCCGCTGGTACAAGGACGGTCAGCGTATCGAGGATTCATCTCGCGCGTATTCCATCAGTTCTGACGGTCAGCGTTCCAACCTGTCCGTCATCCCGCGACATGACGACGACTTCGGCACTTTCACTTGTGAG GCGGAAAACGAGCAGGGCAGTCACAACAGATCAATCGACCTGGTGCAAAGCCCAGTGCTGGAAGACCTGCAAGTAGATGGGCCCAAGATATCCCTTACGATTCACTCGCATCAGCCCGTCGAAGTTATTGAGTTGCAACTGAAGGAGCTCGATGGG GATGCGGAATGGAAGACCCTCAACGTGCCAGTACCTCAAAGCAGGAACACCCACGAGTACCAAGTGGACTACTCCCTGGAGGACCACCTCAGCAATGGCGGCAAGTACGAGGTCACCGTCAAAGTCAAGAACGACAAGAGTTGGAGCGCGCATACCAACCCTGCTGTCATTGAATACG aattaCGTCCACAGCCCATCCAGCACGCTTCAG TATTGCCGGGAGGTAGCGCTCATTCGTTGGAATCAACGCCCATCTTCCTTGCAACGGCGTTAATGTACCTTCTCGTGCGAATGTAA